CGTCGACGTCGTGCGCGTCACGACGGCGAACGAGCTGTACGAGGCGGCGCTCGCGCGCGCGACCGGCGCCGACCTCGTGATCGCGACCGCTGCCGTCGCCGACTGGCGTCCGGCGGAGCGTTCGGAATCGAAGTTGAGCAAGACCGGCGAAGGACTCACCGTGCGTCTCGAACCCAACCCCGACGTTCTCGCTGCGCTCGGCGAGCGAAAGGGCTCGACGTTCCTGGTCGGCTTCGCGGCCGAGACCGGAGAGCACGAGACGAGAGCGCGGGAGAAGCTGCGCCGCAAACGCCTCGATGCGATCGCCGTGAACGACGTGCGCGGCGAGCGCGGTTTCGGAACCGGCCAGAACGAGCTCGTGCTGCTGTGGGGTGAGGACGGACGGCGCGAACTCGGCAGAGCCGACAAAGCAACGCTCGCGGCGCGGCTGCTCGACGCCGTCGAGGAACGGATGCGATGCTCCTGACGATCGACGTCGGCAACACCGAGACGAAGCTGGGGTGCTTTGCCGGCTCCGAGCTCGAGCAGACGTGGCGCGTCACGACGGAGCTGCGCCGTACGCCCGACGAGTACGGCGTATTCTTCACGCAGCTCTTCGCCACGAGCGATCTCGAGTCGAGCGCGATCGATGCGGTGGCGATCGCGAGCGTCGTGCCGCAGCTCGATCTCGTGCTCGACGCGGCATGCCGGCGCTTCTTCGGCGTCGAGCCGATCTTTTTGAGAGCCGATCGCCAGCGGCTGATGACCATCGCCACCGATACTCCCGCCGAGGTCGGGGCGGATCTCGTCGCGGCCGCGATCGGCGGACGCGCGCGCTTCGGAACGCCGCTGATCGTCGTGAGCTTCGGGACGGCGACGGTCTTCATCGCGCTCTCCGCGGCGGGCGAGTATCTCGGCGTCGCGATCGCGCCGGGCATCGCCGTCTCGATGGAAGCGCTGATCGGCCGGACCGCGAAGCTTCCGCAGGTTGGGCTCGAAGCGCCGCGCGCGACGATCGGGCGGAACACGAACGACGCGCTCCAAAGCGGCATCGTCTACGGGTTCGTCGGCCAGGTCGAAGCGATCGTCGCGCGGATGCGCGCCGAGATGGGCGCGGACGCGCGCGTCGTCGCAACCGGCGGGCTCGCCGAGATCGTCGCCAAGCAGACGCGGGTCGTCGCCGCCGTCGATCCGCACTTGAGCCTGGTCGGGCTGGAACTCTTTTACCGTGCCGCGAACCCCTGACGCGATGAGCCCGGCGCCCCTGAAGATCGGTTCGATCGAGATCTGGCCACCGCTGGTTCTTGCGCCGATGTCCGGCGTGACGAACCGAACGATGCGCGCGCTCTATCGTCCCTTCGGCTTGGGGTTGACCGTCACGGAGTTCGTCTCGAGCAACGCCCTCAAGTACGGAAGCCGCCGAACGATGGAGATGATCGATCAGCACGGGCTCGAGAAGCCCGTTTCAACGCAGCTCTGGGGCGACGACCCGAAGACGATGGCAGACGCCGCGCGGGTCGTGCGCGAGTGCGGAGCCGACATCGTCGACATCAATTTCGGATGTCCGGCGCCGAAGGTTACGAAGACGAACGGCGGGTCGGCCTGCCTGCGCGATCCCGATCGCTGCGAGGCGATCATGCGCGCGGTCGTCGCCGCGGTCGACTGTCCCGTCACGATGAAGATGCGGCTCGGCTGGAGCGAAGACGCGCTCGTCTACCTCGAGGTCGCGCGCCGGGCCCAGGACGCCGGCGTACGGGCGTTGACGCTCCACGCGCGCACCGCCAAGCAATTCTACCGCGGCGAGGCCGACTGGGAGCACGTCGCTCGGCTCAAGCGCGGCGTCGACATACCGGTCATCGGCAACGGCGACCTCGACGATCCGCACCTCGCGATGCGCCGCATGCGCGAGAGCGGCGCCGATGGGATCATGCTCGGGCGCGCGACGCTCGGGAACCCCTGGCTGATCTCACAGATTCGCGATCTGATGGAAGGGCGCGAGGCGCGTCCGCTTCCGGAGCCGGCCGATCGCTTGCGCTTTGCAATCGTTCACTATCGGACGATGGTGGCCGAGCTCGGCGAGGCCCGCGCCGTTCCGCAGATGCGCAAGCACGTCGCGCTCTACCTCAAGGGAATTCCCGGCGCCGCCGTTCTGCGCGAGCGGATCATGCGCATCGAGCGCGCCGGCGAAACGATCGCGGTCATCGAAGAGACGATCGATCGCCTGCGTTCCGCGCCGCCGGTTGCCGCATGACGATGGAGCCGTCCGTCTCGCGCGCCGCGGCCGAGCTGTACGGCGCCGCGACTCCGGAGGCGCTCGCCGCGGAGACGTACGAGAATTACAAAGAGTTCGTCAATCCGGCGCTCGCGCGGGTGATGAAGGTCTCCGGCTCTCCCGTCGAGGTGCGCGCGAGCGGCAGCACGATCTGGGATCAGAACGGGAAGGCCTATCTCGATTTCGCGGGCGGTTACGGCGTCTTCACCTTAGGATACTTGCATCCGCGCGTCGTCGAGGCGGTGCGCGCCCAACTCGAGTTGATCGCGCTTTCGGGCAAGACGATGTTCAACGTGCTGCTGGGCCGCGCGGCGCGACGGTTGGCCGAACTCGCGCCGGGCGATCTGAGAATCTCGTTCTGGTGCAACAGCGGAACCGAGGCTATCGAAGGTGCGATCAAACTCGCGCGTGCCGCGACGGGACGGGCGAAGGTCGTCGGAACGCTCGACGCGTTTCACGGCAAGACGCTTGGCGCGCTCTCCGTCAGCGGGCGAGAGACCTTTCAGACGCCCTTCCGCCCCTTGCTCGCGGATTCGGCCTCGGTGCCGTACGGCGAGACGAGCGGTCTCGAGAAGGCGCTCCGCGACGCCGCGGCGTTCGTCGTCGAACCGGTGCAGGGTGAGGGCGGGGTGCACGTGCCTCCGGCGGGATATCTGCGCGAGGTGCGCGAGATCTGCGACCGCACCGGCGCGCTCTTCATCGCCGACGAGATTCAAACGGGCCTCGGGCGTTGCGGATACCGCTTCGCGTGCGACCGCGACGAGGTCGTGCCCGACGTGATGACGCTCGCGAAGGGCCTCTCCGGCGGCGTCGTGCCGGTCGGCGCGTTCATCGCGCGCCCCGATCCTTGGAACCGCGCGTTCGGCCACGCACCGCTGCTCCACACCTCGACCTTCGGCGGAAACGAATTAGCCTGCGCCGCGGCGCTCGCGGCGATGGACGTTCTCGAGGAAGAAGCGCTTGCCGGATCGGCGCGCATCCGCGGCGAGCGGTTGCTGCGCGGCGCGCAGGCGATCGCGCGCGAGTACCCGGCGGTCGTGCGCGAGGCGCGCGGTTTGGGACTGCTCGTCGGCGTCGAGCTGACGAACGAAGGGTATGGCGGGTCGATCATTCCCGAGATGCTCAAGCACGGCGTCACCGCAGCCTGGACGCTCAACGCGCAGCGCGTCATTCGACTCGAGCCGCCGCTGATCGTCAGCGCGCTCGAGGTCGACACGGCCCTCGGCGCGTTGCGCGCCGGAGTTGCGACCGCGCTCGAGCGGCTCGGCACGCTCTAGCGACGCCGCGATGCCGTATGTCGAGAGCACGATCGCGATCGCCGCGCCGGCTCGCCTGGTCTACGAGCTCGCGAAGGATCAGGAACGGTTTCCGCAGTTCATGCCCGACGTCGAGACGGTGACGGTGCTCGAGCGCACGCCGGCCGGCGCGATCTCGCGCTGGAAGACCCTCGTCGAGGAAGCGCCGATCGAATGGACCGAAGAGGACAGCTTCGACGATGCGGCGCTGCGAATCGACTACCGTCTGCTCGAAGGCGACCTCGACAAGTTCGAGGGGGCATGGACGTTCGAGGAGACCGGCGGCGTCACGAACGTCGTGCTCGGCGTCGAGTACGACTTCGGCGTGCCGACGCTCGCCGAGCTCATCGGCCCGACGCTGCAGAAGAAGGTCCGCGAGAACAGCGAGATGATGCTGCAGGCCCTCAAGCGCCAGGCGGAGCAAGCGGTTTCGTAAAGATGAACAAGTTCTGCTTCGTCATCCATCCGCTCTCGCTGCAGGACATCGAGCGTTACGAGCCCGGCGCGAAGGGCAAGGGCGAGCCGATCCTGCGCAAGATCATGGAGTGGATGCCGCCGTACGCGGCCGTGCACGTCACCGGCGTTCGCACCCCCGATGGCCGCGAAACCGAAGGCTGGTTCGTCGCGGCGACGCTGCTGCCGCAACAGGTCGTCGATTTTCCGCGCGAAGAGGTCTATCGCAAGGTTCTCGGCGCGATCGAGATCGGCGCGCAGCTCGGCGCGCAGATCGCCGGACTCGGCGCGTTCACCGGCGTCGTCGGCGATGCAGGCGTGACGATCAACGCGCGCTCGCCGATCCCGGTGACGACCGGCAACTCTTTGACGATTGCCTCCGGCGTGCAGAGCCTCTTTCGCGGCGCGCGGGAGATGGGAATCGACACGGCCGAGTGCACCGCCGCCGTGATCGGCGCGACCGGTTCGATCGGCGCGGCCTGCGTGCGCTTGATCGCGCCGCACGTGCGCCGCATCGTCCTCGTCGCGCGCAACGAGACGCGCCTGCGCAACTTCCACCAGGAGGCTGGGCCGTCGCTGCCGTGCGAGACGGAGTACACGACCGACGTCGCCTCCGCGGTGCGGAAATCGCGGCTCGTCCTGACCGCGACGAGTTCCACACAAGACGTCATCGAACCCGAGGATCTGCTGCCGGGCGCGGTCGTCTGCGAGCTCTCGCTGCCGCACGACGTCAGCCGCCGCGTCGACGCGGAGCGGCCCGACGTGCTCGTGCTCGAGGGCGGAAACATGCGCGTGCCGGGAAACCCGCGCTTCGAGCGCGTCCGCGAACCGGGGACGGAGTTCGACTTGGGGCTTCCGCCGCGCACGGCCTTGGCGTGCATGAGCGAGACGATGATCCTCGCGCTCGAAGGGCGTTTCGAACCCTACACGCTCGGGCGCGGCATCAAGCTCGAAAAGGTGATCGAGATCCAAGAGATGGCGGCGCGCTGCGGCTTCGAGCTCGCCGACATGCGCGCGTTCGACGTCGCGATCACGCCGGAGAAGATCGCGGCGACGCGCGCCGCCGTTCGCGTATGAAGAAGGTAGTCTCCGTCTCGCTCGGATCGAGCGGCCGCGACCATCGCGCCCGGATCGATCTGATGGGCGAGGCGTTCGACATCTCGCGCGTCGGCACCGACGGCAAGCTCGACGTCGCGATCGCCAAGGTGCGCGAGCTCGACGGGCACGTCGACGCGATCGGGCTCGGAGGAATCGACGTCTATCTTTACGCCGGACGCCACCGGTACGCGCTGCGCGACGGCCTGCGTCTGCTCGAGGCCGCGAAAATCACGCCGGTCGTCGACGGCAGCGGACTGAAGAACACCCTCGAGCGCGAGACCGTGCGTTTCATGCAGGACGAGCTCGGCATGGACCTTCGCGGCAGACGCGTGCTGATGGTCAGCGCCCTCGATCGTTTCGGGATGGCGCAGGCGCTCGTCGACGCGGGTGCCGACGTGCTCTTCGGCGACTTCATCTTTGCGCTCGACAAGGACATGCCGGTGCGCGATCTCGGCGAGTTCGAGCGTTTGGCCGAGAAGTATCTCCCCGATGCCTGCAAGCTGCCGTTTCAGTTCTTCTATCCGACCGGAAAGAAGCAAGAGAAGCCGCCGGAGCCCAAATACCCGGCGTACTACGAGCAGGCCGAGATCATCGCCGGCGATTTCCATTTCATGCGGCAGTTCATGCCGGAGCGGCTCGACGGAAAGATCGTGTTGACGAACACCGTTACGCAAGCCAACGTGGAAGAGCTCGCGCAGCGAGGCGTCAAGGTGCTGATCACGACGACGCCCGACATCGGCGGCCGCTCGTTCGGAACCAACGTTCTCGAAGCCGCGCTCGTTGCGTTGCTCGGAAAGGCGTGGAGCGAGGTCGTCCCCGCCGATTACGAACGCCTCTTGCGGGAGCTGCACCTCAAGCCGCGCGTCGTTAACCTCGGTTCCTAGGTTCTTCGGTTCTTCCTAACCGTCGTTAACGCCTCAACGCGCGCCCGCTTGGCTCGCGCGCAGCCTGGGGATAACTCGTCCGCGCGAGCGAGGAAGGCCTTGGGGCGGCCGCTTCAGAACAAACCGCGCCAGCGTTGGAGAACGCCTTTTTCACCGCTTTGGGGCTCCTCGTCCCGAGCGCCCCGTGAGGTCTAGAGTTGAACGACAAAGAGATCGTCCTGACCGCGGAAGGTCTGACGAAGCTGGAGCAAGAGCTCGACGAGCTCAAGAGCGTCCATCGCCGCGAGGTGAACGACCGGATTCGCCAGGCGAAAGAGTACGGCGACCTCAGCGAAAACGCGGAGTACGAAGACGCCAAGCAAGAGCAAGCCTTCATCGAGGGGCGCATTCTCAAGCTCGAGGCGATGATTCGCAACGCGCGCATCATCGACGAGTCGGAGTATGCGGCCGACGAAGTCCACCTTGGCGCGGTCGTCAAGGTGAAAGACCTCAAGAACAACGACACCTACGAGTTCGCGATCGTCGGTTCGACCGAAGCCGACCCGCCGAATCGCCGCATCTCCAACGAATCGCCCCTCGGCAGCGCCCTCATGGGGCACAAGAAGGGCACGACGGTTGACGTCGCCACTCCGCGCGGGCTGGTAAAGTATAAGATCGAGTCGATCAAAAGCAGCGCGCCGAAGAAAGCGGCAAAGAAGGCCTCGTAGGGGCTCGTCGTTGGACGAATTCGGCAAGACCGAAGCGGCACTCGTTGCGGCCAGACGTGAGAATCTGGCCGCTTTGCGTTCTCGGGGCAACGACCCGTTCGCGCAGCGGCGCTTCGAGGTCACCGCGACCACGCAGGAGCTGCTCGAGCGCTACGGTTTTCTCGTGCCCGGACAGGACGCGAGCGCGGAAGCATGGAGCATCGCCGGACGGATGCTCTCGAAGCGGACGATGGGCAAGACGAGCTTTGCCGACCTCGCCGACCGCACCGGCAAGATGCAGGTCTACGTCCGCAAGGAAGAGATCGGCGATCCGACCTTCGAGGATTGGGGCGCGCTCGATCGCGGCGACCTGATCGGCGTGCGGGGCTACGTCTTCCGTTCGAAGATGGGCGAGCTGACGCTGCACGTTACCGCGTTGCGCGTGCTCGGTAAGGCGATCATGCCGCTTCCCGATAAGTGGCACGGCCTGCAGGACGTCGAGAAGCGCTATCGCCAGCGCTACGTCGACATGATCGTCAACCCCGAGGTGCGCGACGTGATGATCATGCGCAGCCGCCTCATCGCCGAGGCGCGGCGGTACATCGACGGCCACGGTTTCTACGAGATCGAGACGCCGACGCTCTTGCACGTGGCCGGCGGCGCCGCCGCGCGCCCCTTCGTTACGCACTGCAACGCGCTCGATCAACCGATGCAGCTTCGCATCGCGACCGAGCTGAACCTCAAGCGGCTCATCGTCGCGGGGCTCGAGCGCGTCTACGAGATCGGCCGGATTTTCCGCAACGAGGGCATCGACACGACGCACAATCCGGAGTTCACGATGCTCGAGCTCTACGCGGCCTACTGGGACGTCTCCGACATGATGGAGTTCAACGAGGGGCTGATCGCGCATCTCGTCTCGATCGCGACCGACGGCGGCACCGAGCTGCCCTTCGGCGAGACGACGATCTCGTTCGCGCGGCCCTTCGCCCGGGTGGACTACTTCGACGCGATCCGCGAGCGCAGCGGCGGGAAGTATACCCGGGAGCGCCTGCTCGACCCCTCGGGCGCGCAGCAGATTCTCGCCGATCTCGAGTTGCCGGCCTCGCCGACGCACGGACACGCGCTCGACAAGATCTTCGAACGCGTCCTCGAGCCGCATCTCTTCGCGCCGACCTTCGTGCTGGGCTATCCCGTCGTGATCTCGCCGCTGGCGAAGCGCCGCGACGGCGACCCGGAGGTGACCGACCGTTACGAGCTCTTCTGCGCCGGCATGGAGATCTCGAACGCGTTTACCGAGCTCAACGATCCCGACGACCAGCGCGCGCGGTTCACCGCGCAGATCGCCGAACGCGCCGGCGGGAACGAGGAGATCCCCGAACCCGATTGGGATTTCGTCCGCGCGCTCGAGTACGGTATGCCGCCGACGGCAGGCATCGGCATCGGCGTCGATCGCCTCGTCATGCTGCTGACGGGCCAGAAGTCGATCCGCGACGTCTTGCCCTTCCCGTTGCAGCGCCAGCACGGCTGATGGCGCGGCGCGTTGCGGCGCTCGCCGCGCTGCTCGTCGCCTGCGCGACGATCTCCGCAAGCGCCGATCAGCACTTCTACTATCTCAACCCGGCGCAGATCGATCTCACCGTCTATCTCCCGCCACCGCCCGATCTCGGTTCGGCGCAGGAGCTCGCCGATGAGCAGCAGGTCGCCGCGGCGGTCGCGTCGCGCAGCAAAGCGCAGGTCTCCACGGCCGAAGAGGACGCGCAGCGCACGGTCTTTTTCTTCGAGCCGTCGATCGGCCCGGGATTCGCGCCGGATCGGCTCCCGGTCACCGCGCGATTCTTCGAACGGGTCGGCTCCGACGTGAAGAAGCTCGTGGATCTCGCGAAAGTCTACTGGGAGCGTCCGCGCCCCAGCGGCGCGGAGAAGCGGCGCGGCTCCTATCCGAGCGGCCACGCCGCGTTCGCGGCCTCGAGCGCGATCTTGCTCGGCGAGTTGCTTCCCGCCAAGCGCGACGCGGTCTTCGCGCAGGCGCGCACCTTTGCAGAGAATCGCATTCTGCTGGGCCTTCACTACCCCAGCGACGTCGCGTCGGGGTGGACCGCCGGAACGCTCGCCGTCTTCGACATGATGCACGATCGCGCGTTTCAGCGCGACTTCGCGGCGGTGAAGGCGGAGTTGCGCCGGGCGAAACTCTGACGAACCTGCGTCTGACCGTCGAGTACGACGGCAGCGAGTTCTCCGGCTTTCAATGGCAGCCGTCGGCGCGCACGGTCGCGGGCGTGCTGGAGGCGGCGCTCGCGCAGCTCTTCGGCGAGGGCGTGAAGGTGACGGGCGCGGGCCGAACCGATGCCGGCGTTCACGCAAGCGGTCAGGTCGTCTCGCTCGCGACCGCCGCGAACTTTCCGTTCGAGAAGCTGACGCTCGCGCTCAACGCGATGCTTCCGCCGGATCTCTCCGTTCGCGAGGCCGCGATCGTCGAGCCCGAGTTCTCGGCGCGCTTCTCGGCGCGCGAGCGCACCTATGTGTACGCGATTCTCAACCGCCCGCAGCCGAGCGCGTTGCTCGCCCGTCATGCCTGGCACGTTTCGCGTCCGCTCGATCTCGACGCAATGCTTGCGGCAGCGGCCGCGCTCGTGGGAGAGCACGACTTCCGCGCGTTCTCTTCGGCGCTGCCGGAGCAGTCCTCGGTTCGCACCGTCCGGCGCCTCGAGATCGAGCGGCACGACGAGCTGCTGCGGATCGAGATCGCGGCCGACGGCTTCCTCCACCACATGGTCCGGACGATCGTCGGAACGCTCGCCGAGTGCGGCCAGGGCAGGCGACCTCCCGCGGCAATCGCCGCCGCCCTGGAGGCTCGCGAGCGGGCGGCTGCCGGAGCGACGGCCCCCGCCTCGGGGCTCTGCCTCGCCGGCGTCCGGTACGCCGGCGGGTACGACTCCTACGCCGAGCCGCCGCCCTTTGGGCCCGGGCGAGCCCGTCGGCTTGACGGAGAACGGGCTTTCCCGTAGGATACCTTGGTTGTGCGCACCTACCAGCAGAAAACGGCTGATACGGGGCATCGTTGGTATGTCGTCGATGCCTCAGGGAAACGTCTCGGCACCCTAGCCGTGCGCATCGCTCGTGCCCTCTCGGGCAAACACAAGCCGACCTGGACCCCGCATATCGACGACGGCGACCACGTGATCGTGATCAACGCCGACAAGATCGAGCTGGGCGGACAGAAGTGGAAGCAGAAGCTCTACTACCGCCACAGCAACTATCCGGGCGGATTGAAGGTCCAGACCGCGCGCGAGATCGCGGACAAACGTCCCGAGCGCCTGATCGAAAGCGCGGTGCGCGGGATGCTGCCGACCAACCGAATGCGCGACGAGCAGTTGCGCCGCCTCAACGTGTACGCGGGTGCGGAGCATCCGCACGAGGCGCAGAAACCCGAGCCGCTCGAGTCCCTGCTGTAGGAACTACATTGAACGACGCTATCGACACCATCCAATCGACCGGGCGCCGCAAGCGCGCCGTCGCACGCGTGCGGCTCGCCCTCGGACAGGGCGTGATCACGGTGAACGGCAAGCCGGTCGACGAGTATTTTCCTCGCCCTCAATTGATCCAAATCGTGCGCCAGCCGCTCGAGGCAACGCAGAGCGGTTCGCGGTTCGACGTGAAGGTCAAAGCGGAAGGGGGAGGCGTTACCGGGCAGGCAGGTGCGATTCGTCACGGCATCGCTCGCGCACTATTGGCGATCGACGAATCGTTCAAGGAGATCCTTCGTAAGAACGGTTTCTTGACGCGCGATCCGCGCGAAAAGGAATCGAAGAAGTACGGCCGCAAGAGAGCCCGCAAACGCTTCCAGTATAGCAAACGATAAAGTACGCGGCGCAAGCGATCGCCATCGTGCTCGGCACGATGGCGGTTCTATTTCCGCCCAGCCCCGCCTGGATCGAAAACTCCTACGTCAACGGCGGCTACGCCGCGTGGCAGAACTTTGCATACGCGCTGACGTTTCCGTTCCCGTTCTCGCTCGGCGACGTCGCCGTGCTGCTCGGCGTGGCGCTCATCGCATTGGAGATCTTCGGCTTCTTCCGATTGCCGCGCCGCACGTTCGGCGACGTCGCGACGATGGCGATCAACTGCGTCGCGATCGTCGCGCTCTACGCGTTGTGGTTCGAGGTGAGTTGGGGCTGGAACTACGTGCGAGC
The window above is part of the Candidatus Binatia bacterium genome. Proteins encoded here:
- a CDS encoding type III pantothenate kinase; the encoded protein is MLLTIDVGNTETKLGCFAGSELEQTWRVTTELRRTPDEYGVFFTQLFATSDLESSAIDAVAIASVVPQLDLVLDAACRRFFGVEPIFLRADRQRLMTIATDTPAEVGADLVAAAIGGRARFGTPLIVVSFGTATVFIALSAAGEYLGVAIAPGIAVSMEALIGRTAKLPQVGLEAPRATIGRNTNDALQSGIVYGFVGQVEAIVARMRAEMGADARVVATGGLAEIVAKQTRVVAAVDPHLSLVGLELFYRAANP
- the dusB gene encoding tRNA dihydrouridine synthase DusB; this translates as MSPAPLKIGSIEIWPPLVLAPMSGVTNRTMRALYRPFGLGLTVTEFVSSNALKYGSRRTMEMIDQHGLEKPVSTQLWGDDPKTMADAARVVRECGADIVDINFGCPAPKVTKTNGGSACLRDPDRCEAIMRAVVAAVDCPVTMKMRLGWSEDALVYLEVARRAQDAGVRALTLHARTAKQFYRGEADWEHVARLKRGVDIPVIGNGDLDDPHLAMRRMRESGADGIMLGRATLGNPWLISQIRDLMEGREARPLPEPADRLRFAIVHYRTMVAELGEARAVPQMRKHVALYLKGIPGAAVLRERIMRIERAGETIAVIEETIDRLRSAPPVAA
- a CDS encoding aminotransferase class III-fold pyridoxal phosphate-dependent enzyme produces the protein MTMEPSVSRAAAELYGAATPEALAAETYENYKEFVNPALARVMKVSGSPVEVRASGSTIWDQNGKAYLDFAGGYGVFTLGYLHPRVVEAVRAQLELIALSGKTMFNVLLGRAARRLAELAPGDLRISFWCNSGTEAIEGAIKLARAATGRAKVVGTLDAFHGKTLGALSVSGRETFQTPFRPLLADSASVPYGETSGLEKALRDAAAFVVEPVQGEGGVHVPPAGYLREVREICDRTGALFIADEIQTGLGRCGYRFACDRDEVVPDVMTLAKGLSGGVVPVGAFIARPDPWNRAFGHAPLLHTSTFGGNELACAAALAAMDVLEEEALAGSARIRGERLLRGAQAIAREYPAVVREARGLGLLVGVELTNEGYGGSIIPEMLKHGVTAAWTLNAQRVIRLEPPLIVSALEVDTALGALRAGVATALERLGTL
- a CDS encoding aromatase/cyclase, yielding MPYVESTIAIAAPARLVYELAKDQERFPQFMPDVETVTVLERTPAGAISRWKTLVEEAPIEWTEEDSFDDAALRIDYRLLEGDLDKFEGAWTFEETGGVTNVVLGVEYDFGVPTLAELIGPTLQKKVRENSEMMLQALKRQAEQAVS
- a CDS encoding shikimate dehydrogenase, which gives rise to MNKFCFVIHPLSLQDIERYEPGAKGKGEPILRKIMEWMPPYAAVHVTGVRTPDGRETEGWFVAATLLPQQVVDFPREEVYRKVLGAIEIGAQLGAQIAGLGAFTGVVGDAGVTINARSPIPVTTGNSLTIASGVQSLFRGAREMGIDTAECTAAVIGATGSIGAACVRLIAPHVRRIVLVARNETRLRNFHQEAGPSLPCETEYTTDVASAVRKSRLVLTATSSTQDVIEPEDLLPGAVVCELSLPHDVSRRVDAERPDVLVLEGGNMRVPGNPRFERVREPGTEFDLGLPPRTALACMSETMILALEGRFEPYTLGRGIKLEKVIEIQEMAARCGFELADMRAFDVAITPEKIAATRAAVRV
- a CDS encoding quinate 5-dehydrogenase, coding for MKKVVSVSLGSSGRDHRARIDLMGEAFDISRVGTDGKLDVAIAKVRELDGHVDAIGLGGIDVYLYAGRHRYALRDGLRLLEAAKITPVVDGSGLKNTLERETVRFMQDELGMDLRGRRVLMVSALDRFGMAQALVDAGADVLFGDFIFALDKDMPVRDLGEFERLAEKYLPDACKLPFQFFYPTGKKQEKPPEPKYPAYYEQAEIIAGDFHFMRQFMPERLDGKIVLTNTVTQANVEELAQRGVKVLITTTPDIGGRSFGTNVLEAALVALLGKAWSEVVPADYERLLRELHLKPRVVNLGS
- the greA gene encoding transcription elongation factor GreA — its product is MNDKEIVLTAEGLTKLEQELDELKSVHRREVNDRIRQAKEYGDLSENAEYEDAKQEQAFIEGRILKLEAMIRNARIIDESEYAADEVHLGAVVKVKDLKNNDTYEFAIVGSTEADPPNRRISNESPLGSALMGHKKGTTVDVATPRGLVKYKIESIKSSAPKKAAKKAS
- the lysS gene encoding lysine--tRNA ligase translates to MDEFGKTEAALVAARRENLAALRSRGNDPFAQRRFEVTATTQELLERYGFLVPGQDASAEAWSIAGRMLSKRTMGKTSFADLADRTGKMQVYVRKEEIGDPTFEDWGALDRGDLIGVRGYVFRSKMGELTLHVTALRVLGKAIMPLPDKWHGLQDVEKRYRQRYVDMIVNPEVRDVMIMRSRLIAEARRYIDGHGFYEIETPTLLHVAGGAAARPFVTHCNALDQPMQLRIATELNLKRLIVAGLERVYEIGRIFRNEGIDTTHNPEFTMLELYAAYWDVSDMMEFNEGLIAHLVSIATDGGTELPFGETTISFARPFARVDYFDAIRERSGGKYTRERLLDPSGAQQILADLELPASPTHGHALDKIFERVLEPHLFAPTFVLGYPVVISPLAKRRDGDPEVTDRYELFCAGMEISNAFTELNDPDDQRARFTAQIAERAGGNEEIPEPDWDFVRALEYGMPPTAGIGIGVDRLVMLLTGQKSIRDVLPFPLQRQHG
- a CDS encoding phosphatase PAP2 family protein, whose protein sequence is MARRVAALAALLVACATISASADQHFYYLNPAQIDLTVYLPPPPDLGSAQELADEQQVAAAVASRSKAQVSTAEEDAQRTVFFFEPSIGPGFAPDRLPVTARFFERVGSDVKKLVDLAKVYWERPRPSGAEKRRGSYPSGHAAFAASSAILLGELLPAKRDAVFAQARTFAENRILLGLHYPSDVASGWTAGTLAVFDMMHDRAFQRDFAAVKAELRRAKL
- the truA gene encoding tRNA pseudouridine(38-40) synthase TruA → MTVEYDGSEFSGFQWQPSARTVAGVLEAALAQLFGEGVKVTGAGRTDAGVHASGQVVSLATAANFPFEKLTLALNAMLPPDLSVREAAIVEPEFSARFSARERTYVYAILNRPQPSALLARHAWHVSRPLDLDAMLAAAAALVGEHDFRAFSSALPEQSSVRTVRRLEIERHDELLRIEIAADGFLHHMVRTIVGTLAECGQGRRPPAAIAAALEARERAAAGATAPASGLCLAGVRYAGGYDSYAEPPPFGPGRARRLDGERAFP
- the rplM gene encoding 50S ribosomal protein L13: MRTYQQKTADTGHRWYVVDASGKRLGTLAVRIARALSGKHKPTWTPHIDDGDHVIVINADKIELGGQKWKQKLYYRHSNYPGGLKVQTAREIADKRPERLIESAVRGMLPTNRMRDEQLRRLNVYAGAEHPHEAQKPEPLESLL
- the rpsI gene encoding 30S ribosomal protein S9; the encoded protein is MNDAIDTIQSTGRRKRAVARVRLALGQGVITVNGKPVDEYFPRPQLIQIVRQPLEATQSGSRFDVKVKAEGGGVTGQAGAIRHGIARALLAIDESFKEILRKNGFLTRDPREKESKKYGRKRARKRFQYSKR